One Tubulanus polymorphus chromosome 5, tnTubPoly1.2, whole genome shotgun sequence DNA segment encodes these proteins:
- the LOC141906253 gene encoding uncharacterized protein LOC141906253, with protein sequence METWEKMLKEGTLDKIEIDSAGAIIHSIGDYVRNYIQARMNIFEERTETSILKPQSTAGLYLVSGGCLGLMFSLYKRERRRGNTEAQKKLRVLSKMIIFDKSRSSKLPVEVWCRDKGGLYIFKPEYMDMVKSIDTEIMNCVNVTELQKHKKRIIRLTTDKILQNKDLEAVFVGLVTQSVGSEVAGELRLNIVSVWTDFLRKYTHARINGIIKGIYEKKVEKSGKRLKGGSSLRETLYNLGKTRNPKHSKSTPSTSKKQSVRKGNKQ encoded by the exons ATGGAAACTTGggaaaaaatgttgaaagaAGGAACGCTA gataaaattgaaattgattcagcAGGAGCAATCATCCACAGTATCGGTGACTATGTGAGAAATTATATACAGGCCAGAATgaacatttttgaagaaaGAACCGAGACGAGTATTTTGAAGCCGCAGTCAACTGCAGGACTGTATCTTGTTTCTGGTGGCTGTCTGGGACTTATGTTTTCTTTATATAAGCGTGAACGTCGAAGGGGTAATACAGAAGCCCAGAAAAAACTTCGAGTCCTTtcgaaaatgataattttcgaCAAAAGCAGGTCTTCAAAATTGCCTGTTGAAGTTTGGTGCCGTGATAAAGGTGGACTTTACATATTCAAGCCAGAATACATGGATATGGTAAAATCAATTGATACCGAAATCATGAACTGTGTAAATGTAACCGAATTgcaaaaacataaaaaaagaattatcagG cTTACAACAGACAAAATTCTGCAAAACAAGGATCTTGAAGCAGTTTTTGTCGGACTTGTCACACAAAGTGTTGGATCAGAGGTGGCAGGTGAGCTGAGACTGAACATAGTTTCTGTTTGGACGGACTTTTTGCGTAAATACACTCATGCGCGCATAAATGGAATCATAAAGGGAATATACGAGAAAAAAGTAGAAAAATCTGGTAAACGCCTGAAAGGAGGATCAAGCTTAAGAGAAACGCTTTATAATCTTGGAAAGACAAGAAACCCTAaacattctaaatcaactCCTTCAACTTCTAAAAAACAATCTGTTCGTAAAGGAAATAAACAGTGA